AAAAAAGTAAACATATAGATTTACTTTTGATGATTGAAATATGTGATGACCTATGTGTTTTATAGTTGGGTTGCAATTCCAAAGCTTTGTATGTGGTTGTAAGTCAGCTCTTAGTTGCTATTTTTGATTATTGATTTGGCGTTGTGGTTGCTCACATTTTCGCGAAAGCGTACCACAAAAAAAATCGGCTACCCAATGAAGAATAACCGATTTTCTATTATTGACTAGTGTAAGTGTTTAAAGACTTACAGCTATATGAGAATTAATCTCTCTTACGATCGTCTCTTCTAGGTGGACGACGGTCATTATTGCGCTCTCTAGGAGCTGGAGCAACATAACCTTCTGGCTTCTCAAGCAATGCTTTACGAGAAACTTTTTCCTTACGAGTACGCTTGTCTATACCGAAGTATTTTACGTCAAGCTCGTCACCCATAGAAACTACGTCAGACGCATTTTCTGTACGTTCCCAAGCAAGCTCAGATACGTGTAGTAATACTTCGTTACCTGGAGCGTCAAGATATTCTACTACTGCACCAAAATCTAGCATCTTGATTACCTTCACCTTGTACGTATTACCTACGACTGGCTTAAATGTAATAGAGTCTATCTTTGCAAGTACGGCGTTGATACCTTCTTGACCTGTTCCTAAGATTTCTACAATACCTTCTTCTGTTACTGGATCTTCGTTTATAACGATGGTAGTTCCAGTTGCTTTTTGAAGCTCTTGTATTACTTTTCCTCCTGGGCCTATTAACGCACCAATGAATTCATTAGGGATACGTACACCTACCATTTTTGGAGCGTAGTCTTTTACATCCTCACGTGGAGTTGCAATAGTCTCTACAATCTTATCGAGTATGTGTAAACGACCATCTCTAGCTTGTTGTAAGGCAGCTACAAGAATCTCGTATGATAATCCTTTTACTTTAATGTCCATCTGGCAAGCTGTAATACCGTCTGCCGTACCTGTTACTTTAAAGTCCATATCTCCTAAGTGATCTTCATCTCCAAGGATATCAGAAAGTACTGCATACTTTCCAGAAGCACCGTCAGATATAAGTCCCATTGCGATACCAGAAACTGGCTTCGTCATCTGGATACCTGCATCCATCATTGCCATAGTACCTGCACAAACAGTTGCCATAGATGAAGAACCGTTTGATTCTAACACCTCAGACACTACACGTACAGTATAAGGACAATCTGCTGGGATCATTCCTTTAAGACCACGTTGAGCAAGGTTACCGTGACCTACCTCACGACGTGAAGTACCACGTATAGGTCTTGCCTCACCTGTACAGAAAGGAGGGAAGTTATAGTGAAGGTAGAAGTTTTCTTCTCCTTCGTGTGATGGCATATCTATTTTGTTTGCATCTCTAGACGTACCTAGTGTTACTGTAGCTAGTGCCTGAGTTTCTCCACGTGTGAAGATTGCAGATCCGTGTACAGATGGTAAGTAATCTATCTCACTCCAGATAGGGCGTATCTCTGTAGTCTTACGACCATCAAGACGAAGTCCTTCGTTAAGTGTAAGATCACGTATAGCAGCCTTTTCGGCAGCACGGTAATACTTAGATACAAGTCCACCAAAGTCTTCAAGTTCTTCCTCAGAAAAAGTTGCTTTGATTTCTTCTTTAATTTCTTTAAAAGCAGCGCTACGCTCATGCTTTGCAGAT
The genomic region above belongs to Dokdonia sp. Dokd-P16 and contains:
- a CDS encoding polyribonucleotide nucleotidyltransferase — protein: MIPKVYKEVIDLGDGREISIETGKLAKQAHGSVVVQSGKCMLLCTVVSNYEQKDLDFLPLTVDYREKFAAAGRYPGGFFKREARPSDGEVLTMRLVDRVLRPLFPKDYHSETQVMIQLMSHDDDVMPDAMAGLAASAAIQLSDFPFECAISEARVGRVNGEFIINPTRAQLEESDIDMMIGASADSVMMVEGEMDEISEEEMADAIKFAHDHIKVQCAAQLRLAEAFGKKEVREYPAEREDADLKQKVHDMAYDKVYAIAQAGSAKHERSAAFKEIKEEIKATFSEEELEDFGGLVSKYYRAAEKAAIRDLTLNEGLRLDGRKTTEIRPIWSEIDYLPSVHGSAIFTRGETQALATVTLGTSRDANKIDMPSHEGEENFYLHYNFPPFCTGEARPIRGTSRREVGHGNLAQRGLKGMIPADCPYTVRVVSEVLESNGSSSMATVCAGTMAMMDAGIQMTKPVSGIAMGLISDGASGKYAVLSDILGDEDHLGDMDFKVTGTADGITACQMDIKVKGLSYEILVAALQQARDGRLHILDKIVETIATPREDVKDYAPKMVGVRIPNEFIGALIGPGGKVIQELQKATGTTIVINEDPVTEEGIVEILGTGQEGINAVLAKIDSITFKPVVGNTYKVKVIKMLDFGAVVEYLDAPGNEVLLHVSELAWERTENASDVVSMGDELDVKYFGIDKRTRKEKVSRKALLEKPEGYVAPAPRERNNDRRPPRRDDRKRD